Proteins from a single region of Halorubrum sp. 2020YC2:
- a CDS encoding DUF6276 family protein: MSCPHCEADAVAFAAPPALREHAPADAAAICTRCLRVVPAAEAGFEGDAPADPDLSAVDPAFPSGEAGVALALCCGKLESFALNRASIEALVRHAEEAGADAFAFFDRLDAPDAAFDLDRRRAALHDAI, from the coding sequence GTGTCCTGTCCACACTGCGAGGCCGACGCGGTCGCGTTCGCCGCCCCGCCCGCGCTCCGCGAGCACGCCCCGGCCGACGCGGCCGCGATCTGTACCCGGTGTCTGCGCGTCGTTCCGGCCGCCGAGGCTGGGTTCGAGGGCGACGCCCCCGCCGACCCGGACCTGTCGGCGGTCGACCCCGCGTTCCCCTCCGGCGAGGCGGGCGTCGCGCTGGCGCTCTGCTGTGGCAAACTGGAGTCGTTCGCGCTGAACCGAGCGTCGATCGAGGCGCTGGTCCGCCACGCGGAAGAGGCGGGCGCGGACGCGTTCGCGTTTTTTGATCGGCTCGACGCGCCCGACGCCGCGTTCGACTTGGACCGACGGCGGGCGGCGCTCCACGACGCTATTTAG
- a CDS encoding V-type ATP synthase subunit D yields the protein MAKDVKPTRKNLMAIEDRIELSERGHDTLEQKRDGLIMEFMDILDQAQDVRSEVSENYETAQRKIDMARAMEGDVAVRGAAAALKEHPEITTQSKNIMGVVVPQIESSKVQKSLDERGYGLLGSSARIDEAADAYEELLEKIILAAEVETAMKKMLTEIETTKRRVNALEFTLLPTLYENQEYIEQKLEEQEREEIFRMKKIKAKKEEEEAAEEAEEAAAEVAAAETEEPEPAD from the coding sequence ATGGCCAAGGACGTCAAACCGACGCGCAAGAACCTGATGGCGATAGAGGACCGCATCGAACTCTCCGAGCGCGGTCACGACACGCTCGAACAGAAGCGCGACGGGCTCATCATGGAGTTCATGGACATCCTCGACCAGGCGCAGGACGTCCGGTCCGAGGTCTCCGAGAACTACGAGACGGCCCAGCGGAAGATCGACATGGCCCGCGCGATGGAGGGCGACGTCGCCGTCCGCGGCGCGGCCGCGGCGCTGAAAGAGCACCCCGAGATCACGACCCAGTCGAAGAACATCATGGGCGTCGTGGTCCCGCAGATCGAGTCCTCGAAGGTGCAAAAGAGCCTCGACGAGCGCGGGTACGGCCTGCTCGGCTCCTCGGCACGGATCGACGAGGCGGCCGACGCCTACGAGGAGCTGTTAGAGAAGATCATCCTCGCCGCCGAGGTCGAGACGGCGATGAAGAAGATGCTCACGGAGATCGAGACCACGAAGCGCCGCGTGAACGCCTTGGAGTTCACGCTGCTCCCGACGCTGTACGAGAATCAGGAGTACATCGAACAGAAGCTCGAAGAGCAGGAGCGCGAGGAGATCTTCCGCATGAAGAAGATCAAGGCCAAAAAAGAAGAAGAGGAAGCCGCCGAGGAGGCCGAGGAGGCGGCCGCGGAGGTCGCGGCCGCGGAGACCGAGGAGCCGGAGCCCGCCGACTGA
- a CDS encoding stage II sporulation protein M, whose protein sequence is MDLSAAVTATTATLRRRPADLLPFYLLGTAVPVISRLGVFAALAGIYIHLEVTGRLAAARDALGGVEPPPETQDPEALQAWAEGLAPAFEPLLTPTVGTLFSAGVLVTVVLAVLTYAVVSAGQLSAVVAGLRDERGLVGGIAGARSRWVTFLGLYVAELLLWIGVVALGSVAVGAAFLANPFLGAAVAVGALLAGFVALVLVRILFAFAPVAVVVDDAGVVAAVEGAGGFVRSNPVDAAAYLVVAIGALVGVASVASAVAFLGGGAVVALASAVVVAPALDLLKTVLYGAYRGTVDPVSPPEVGLRAQFVGGLRRGWRELGGFVRSTPAHHALALATAVGFGAVGWLAVEPFVGAVPTSIEGRIAGQIPPVAALTYFGNNWGVAIATAFSGVGLGLPALSSLAFNGVALGATAALEENLLALVAFVVPHGIFEIPALVVSGALGVHLGVVSWRTFRGRASRERFADALETAFWVTVGLGILLAVAAVIEGFVSPYYWEPFL, encoded by the coding sequence GTTATCTCCCGTCTCGGCGTGTTCGCCGCGCTGGCGGGAATCTACATCCATCTCGAAGTTACCGGACGGCTCGCGGCCGCCCGCGACGCGCTCGGCGGCGTCGAGCCGCCGCCGGAGACGCAGGACCCGGAGGCGCTCCAGGCGTGGGCCGAGGGGTTAGCGCCCGCGTTCGAGCCGCTGCTCACGCCGACCGTCGGGACCCTCTTCAGCGCCGGCGTGCTCGTGACCGTCGTCCTCGCGGTCCTCACGTACGCCGTCGTCTCGGCCGGACAGCTCTCGGCGGTCGTCGCCGGCCTCCGCGACGAGCGGGGGCTCGTCGGGGGGATCGCCGGCGCCCGCTCCCGCTGGGTCACGTTCCTCGGCCTGTACGTCGCGGAACTCCTCCTCTGGATCGGCGTCGTCGCGCTCGGGTCGGTCGCGGTCGGCGCGGCGTTCCTCGCGAACCCGTTCCTCGGCGCCGCCGTCGCGGTCGGCGCCCTGCTCGCTGGGTTCGTCGCCCTCGTGCTCGTCCGGATCCTCTTCGCGTTCGCGCCGGTCGCCGTCGTCGTCGACGACGCCGGCGTGGTCGCGGCCGTCGAGGGCGCGGGCGGCTTCGTGCGGTCGAACCCCGTCGACGCCGCCGCCTACCTCGTGGTCGCGATCGGCGCGCTGGTCGGCGTCGCGTCCGTCGCCTCCGCGGTGGCGTTCCTCGGCGGCGGCGCCGTCGTCGCGCTCGCCAGCGCGGTCGTCGTCGCGCCCGCGCTCGACCTGCTGAAGACCGTCCTCTACGGCGCCTACCGCGGGACGGTCGACCCCGTCTCGCCGCCCGAGGTGGGTCTCAGGGCCCAGTTTGTCGGCGGGCTCCGCCGCGGCTGGCGCGAACTGGGCGGGTTCGTGCGGTCGACGCCGGCGCACCACGCGCTCGCGCTCGCGACCGCGGTCGGGTTCGGCGCGGTCGGCTGGCTGGCCGTCGAGCCGTTCGTCGGGGCGGTCCCGACCTCGATCGAGGGACGGATCGCCGGACAGATCCCGCCCGTGGCGGCGCTGACGTACTTCGGCAACAACTGGGGAGTCGCGATCGCGACCGCCTTCTCCGGGGTCGGACTCGGCCTCCCGGCGCTCTCGTCGCTCGCGTTCAACGGCGTCGCGCTCGGCGCCACCGCCGCCTTGGAGGAGAACCTCCTCGCCCTCGTCGCGTTCGTGGTCCCGCACGGGATATTCGAGATCCCCGCGCTCGTCGTCTCGGGCGCACTCGGCGTCCACCTCGGCGTCGTCTCGTGGCGGACGTTCCGCGGCCGCGCGAGCCGCGAGCGCTTCGCGGACGCCTTAGAGACCGCCTTCTGGGTGACCGTCGGACTCGGGATCTTACTCGCCGTCGCCGCCGTCATCGAGGGGTTCGTCAGCCCGTACTACTGGGAGCCGTTCCTCTAG